A genomic region of Xanthomonas campestris pv. phormiicola contains the following coding sequences:
- a CDS encoding RidA family protein — MSRQIIHTEQAPAAIGPYSQAVRAGNTVYFSGQIPLDPATGEVVPGDVGVQARRAFDNLKAVAEAAGGSLDRVVRLGLYLTDLSQFAQVNAVMQDYFQAPFPARSTVEVSALPKGVGFEVDAVMVLD, encoded by the coding sequence ATGTCCCGCCAGATCATCCACACCGAGCAGGCGCCGGCCGCGATCGGTCCGTATTCGCAGGCGGTGCGCGCCGGCAACACGGTGTATTTCTCCGGCCAGATCCCGCTGGATCCGGCGACCGGCGAGGTCGTGCCCGGCGATGTCGGCGTGCAGGCGCGCCGCGCCTTCGACAACCTCAAGGCGGTGGCCGAAGCGGCCGGCGGTTCGCTCGACCGGGTCGTGCGGCTGGGCCTGTACCTGACCGATCTGTCGCAGTTCGCCCAGGTCAATGCGGTGATGCAGGACTACTTCCAGGCGCCGTTCCCCGCGCGTTCCACCGTCGAAGTGTCCGCGCTGCCGAAGGGCGTCGGCTTCGAGGTCGATGCGGTGATGGTGCTCGACTGA
- a CDS encoding citrate synthase, with amino-acid sequence MSDLDQVTLNAGDKSVVLPVLKPTLGNDCVDISKLTKETGLFTYDSGFTATASCKSAITYIDGDNGVLLYRGYPIEQLAEKSNFLEVAYLLMNGELPTADEFKTFDHEVTHHTMMHESLKNFLGGFRHDAHPMAMMAGTVASLSAFYHDTLDLNDPEQRRLAAIRLIAKVPTIAAAAHRYSIGWPIRYPRNNLGYVDRFLHMMFEVPSEQLEMNPVVAKALDLLFILHADHEQNASTSTVRLVGSTGANPYASVAAGITALWGPAHGGANEAVLKMLEEIGTADNVESAVAKAKDKNSSFRLMGFGHRVYKNFDPRAKIIREMTHKVLGELGVNDPLLEVALKLEEAALKDDYFVQRKLYPNVDFYSGIIYKALNIPVEMFTVMFAIARTAGWVSHWLEQQVDPEMKIGRPRQIYTGYDKRDYKADGQR; translated from the coding sequence GTGTCCGATCTTGATCAGGTCACGCTGAATGCCGGCGACAAGTCGGTCGTTCTGCCGGTACTCAAACCCACCTTGGGCAACGATTGCGTCGACATTTCCAAGTTGACCAAAGAAACCGGTCTGTTCACCTACGACTCGGGCTTCACCGCGACCGCCAGCTGCAAGTCGGCGATCACCTACATCGATGGCGACAACGGCGTGCTGCTGTACCGCGGCTACCCGATCGAGCAGCTGGCCGAGAAGTCCAACTTCCTGGAAGTGGCCTACCTGCTGATGAACGGCGAGCTGCCCACCGCCGACGAATTCAAGACCTTCGACCATGAAGTGACGCATCACACGATGATGCACGAGTCGCTGAAGAACTTCCTCGGCGGCTTCCGCCACGACGCGCACCCGATGGCGATGATGGCCGGTACCGTGGCCTCGCTGTCGGCGTTCTACCACGACACGCTGGACCTCAACGATCCGGAACAGCGGCGCCTGGCCGCGATCCGCCTGATCGCCAAGGTGCCGACGATCGCTGCCGCGGCGCACCGCTATTCGATCGGCTGGCCGATCCGCTACCCGCGCAACAACCTCGGCTACGTCGACCGCTTCCTGCACATGATGTTCGAAGTGCCAAGCGAGCAGCTGGAGATGAATCCGGTCGTGGCCAAGGCGCTGGACCTGCTGTTCATCCTGCACGCCGACCACGAGCAGAACGCCTCGACCTCGACCGTGCGCCTGGTCGGTTCCACCGGCGCCAATCCGTACGCATCCGTCGCCGCCGGCATCACCGCGCTGTGGGGCCCGGCGCATGGCGGCGCCAACGAAGCCGTGCTGAAGATGCTGGAAGAGATCGGCACCGCCGACAACGTCGAGAGCGCCGTGGCCAAGGCCAAGGACAAGAACTCGAGCTTCCGCCTGATGGGCTTCGGCCACCGCGTCTACAAGAACTTCGATCCGCGCGCCAAGATCATCCGCGAGATGACCCACAAGGTGCTGGGCGAACTGGGCGTCAACGATCCGCTGCTGGAAGTGGCGCTGAAGCTGGAAGAGGCCGCCCTGAAGGACGACTACTTCGTGCAGCGCAAGCTGTACCCGAACGTGGACTTCTACTCGGGCATCATCTACAAGGCGCTGAACATTCCGGTGGAGATGTTCACCGTGATGTTCGCCATCGCGCGCACCGCCGGCTGGGTGTCGCATTGGCTGGAGCAGCAGGTCGATCCGGAAATGAAGATCGGCCGTCCGCGCCAGATCTACACCGGCTACGACAAGCGCGACTACAAGGCCGACGGCCAGCGCTGA
- a CDS encoding bifunctional (p)ppGpp synthetase/guanosine-3',5'-bis(diphosphate) 3'-pyrophosphohydrolase: MNPGPFAQVATAAPSPANEAIPDYVLQLERSASYLPAEQIPLLRRAWEVGAAAHAGQTRKSGEPYITHPVAVAGVLAELGLDVEALIAAILHDTIEDTPLTRAELAAEFGEAVAELVDGVTKLDKLKFRDRQEAAAESFRKMLLAMSRDLRVIMIKLADRLHNMRTLGAQSAEARSRIARETLEIYAPIAQRLGMSLMKSELQNLGFRALHPWRHAIIEKHIRSQPVVRRESMAQVEVQLSQRLAKEGLEHRLVSRIKTPWSIYNKMRDENKSFDQVMDVFGFRLVVRGVPDCYHALGAVHATFKPLDARFRDFIAIPKANGYQSLHTVLFGPYGSPIEVQIRTEEMDLIAERGVAAHWTYKFGGDSPNSAQSRAHAWIVELIESQRAAGSSLEFLDNVKVDLFPDEVYLFTPKGKILALPRNSTALDFAYAVHTDVGNRAVASRVDKKLVPLRTKLVSGQTVEVITARSATPKPQWLEFVVSSKARTAIRHQLKQLEHEDAVQLGHRMLDRALEAMDSALERLPKGRLDAFLSEHRYPRLEALLADIALGNWMPNQAAQALMAYAELRGGGHSKHSQEKILINGTERGVVSFANCCQPIPGDEIMGYHTAGKGIVVHRLDCPNLAELRKSPERWVPIGWDTSVIGDYDTALVVDVENRTGVLAQLAAAIAQSQSNIERVDYLDRDFNAAVLRFNIQVRDRNHLAEVMRRLRRLTAVQSVRRQ, translated from the coding sequence ATGAACCCAGGCCCTTTCGCCCAGGTCGCCACCGCCGCGCCGTCGCCGGCCAACGAGGCGATCCCCGACTACGTTCTGCAACTCGAACGCAGCGCCAGCTATCTGCCGGCCGAGCAGATCCCGCTGCTGCGGCGCGCGTGGGAAGTGGGCGCGGCCGCGCATGCCGGGCAGACCCGCAAGTCGGGCGAGCCCTACATCACCCATCCGGTGGCGGTGGCCGGCGTGCTGGCCGAACTCGGCCTGGACGTGGAAGCGCTGATCGCCGCGATCCTGCACGACACCATCGAAGACACGCCGCTGACCCGCGCCGAACTGGCCGCCGAATTCGGCGAGGCGGTCGCCGAGCTGGTCGATGGCGTCACCAAGCTGGACAAGCTGAAGTTCCGCGACCGCCAGGAAGCGGCGGCCGAGAGCTTCCGCAAGATGTTGCTGGCGATGTCGCGCGACCTGCGCGTGATCATGATCAAGCTCGCCGACCGCCTGCACAACATGCGCACGCTCGGCGCGCAGAGCGCCGAGGCGCGCAGCCGCATCGCCCGCGAGACGCTGGAGATCTATGCGCCGATCGCGCAGCGCCTGGGCATGAGCCTGATGAAGTCCGAGCTGCAGAACCTCGGCTTCCGCGCGCTGCACCCATGGCGCCACGCGATCATCGAAAAGCACATCCGCAGCCAGCCGGTGGTGCGCCGCGAGTCGATGGCGCAGGTGGAGGTGCAGCTGTCGCAGCGGCTGGCCAAGGAGGGGCTGGAGCATCGCCTGGTCAGCCGGATCAAGACCCCGTGGAGCATCTACAACAAGATGCGCGACGAGAACAAATCCTTCGACCAGGTGATGGACGTGTTCGGCTTCCGCCTGGTGGTGCGCGGGGTGCCGGACTGCTACCACGCGCTGGGCGCGGTGCACGCCACGTTCAAGCCGCTGGACGCGCGCTTCCGCGACTTCATCGCCATTCCCAAGGCCAACGGCTACCAGTCGCTGCATACGGTGCTGTTCGGCCCCTACGGCTCGCCGATCGAGGTGCAGATCCGCACCGAGGAAATGGACCTGATCGCCGAGCGCGGCGTGGCCGCGCACTGGACCTACAAGTTCGGCGGCGATTCGCCCAACAGCGCGCAGAGCCGCGCGCATGCGTGGATCGTCGAATTGATCGAATCGCAGCGCGCGGCCGGCTCGTCGCTGGAATTCCTGGACAACGTCAAGGTCGACCTGTTCCCGGACGAGGTCTACCTGTTCACGCCGAAGGGCAAGATCCTGGCGCTGCCGCGCAATTCCACCGCGCTGGATTTCGCCTATGCGGTGCATACCGACGTCGGCAACCGCGCGGTGGCCTCGCGGGTGGACAAGAAGCTGGTGCCGCTGCGCACCAAGCTGGTCAGCGGGCAGACCGTGGAAGTGATCACCGCGCGTTCGGCCACGCCCAAGCCGCAGTGGCTGGAGTTCGTGGTCAGCAGCAAGGCGCGCACCGCGATCCGCCACCAGCTCAAGCAGCTCGAGCACGAGGACGCGGTGCAGCTCGGCCACCGCATGCTCGACCGCGCGCTGGAGGCGATGGACAGCGCGCTGGAGCGATTGCCGAAGGGGCGCCTGGACGCCTTCCTCAGCGAGCACCGCTACCCGCGCCTGGAAGCGCTGCTGGCCGACATCGCGCTCGGCAACTGGATGCCGAACCAGGCCGCGCAGGCGTTGATGGCGTATGCGGAACTGCGCGGCGGCGGCCACTCCAAGCATTCGCAGGAAAAGATCCTGATCAACGGCACCGAGCGCGGCGTGGTCAGCTTCGCCAACTGCTGCCAGCCGATTCCCGGCGACGAGATCATGGGCTACCACACCGCCGGCAAGGGCATCGTGGTGCACCGGCTGGACTGTCCGAACCTGGCCGAACTGCGCAAGTCGCCGGAGCGCTGGGTGCCGATCGGCTGGGACACCAGCGTCATCGGCGACTACGACACCGCGCTGGTGGTGGACGTGGAGAACCGCACCGGGGTGCTGGCGCAATTGGCCGCGGCGATCGCGCAGAGCCAGTCCAACATCGAGCGCGTGGACTATCTGGACCGCGACTTCAACGCCGCGGTGCTGCGCTTCAACATCCAGGTGCGCGACCGCAACCATCTGGCGGAAGTGATGCGCCGGCTGCGGCGGCTGACCGCGGTGCAGAGCGTGCGGCGCCAGTAG
- a CDS encoding type B 50S ribosomal protein L31 → MKADIHPKYHNVVFHDVTSDFKILTRSTMSSKDTVKWEDGEEYPLVKVEISSASHPFYTGKHKVIDTSGRIDKFQKRYAR, encoded by the coding sequence ATGAAGGCCGACATCCATCCCAAGTACCACAACGTCGTGTTTCACGACGTCACCTCCGATTTCAAGATCCTGACCCGTTCGACCATGTCCTCGAAGGACACGGTCAAGTGGGAGGACGGCGAAGAATATCCGCTGGTCAAGGTCGAAATTTCCTCGGCTTCGCACCCGTTCTACACGGGCAAGCACAAGGTCATCGACACCAGCGGCCGCATCGACAAGTTCCAGAAGCGCTACGCGCGCTGA
- the recG gene encoding ATP-dependent DNA helicase RecG codes for MPRVQVPAPALSAAGEAPLSALPGVGPKLAEKFAARGLLTLQDLWLHLPLRYEDRTRLTPVAALQPGVPAQVEVRVEAVDRGFRYRPMLRVAVADDSRATLVLRFFQFRAAQVAQFAVGARLRAFGTPKPGQHGLEIVHPSYQILGGDAAAGLDDSLDPVYPAVEGIGPATLRKLIGQALDRLPDEASLELLPAAMLAELGLPSLRSALLIAHRPPPQADLGALAAGLHPAQQRLALEELLAHHLSLRRQRIALQRQRSPSLRGRGLLARRLQQALPFQLTGAQQRVFAQIRADLEKPSPMLRLVQGDVGSGKTVVAALAAMLAVDKGKQAALAAPTELLAEQHLANLRAWLEPLGIRVAWLAGKVTGKARAAVLAQIASGEAQVVVGTHALMQAAVAFHDLALAIVDEQHRFGVHQRLALRDKGATGAGVPHQLVMTATPIPRTLAMAAYADLDVSAIDELPPGRTPVQTIVLSAERRPELVQRIRVACAEGRQAYWVCTLIDEAEDSDKPAQGQGAGNRIDASAAQATYETLSAQLPELKVGLVHGRMKGAEKQAAMRAFKQGEIDLLVATTVIEVGVDVPNASLMIIENAERLGLAQLHQLRGRVGRGAAASSCVLMYQAPLSAMARQRLQTMRQTNDGFVIAEKDLELRGPGELLGTRQTGLAAFRVADLARDAGLLPRVHALAERLLAESPALADRIVARWVGGAARFAGA; via the coding sequence GTGCCGCGCGTGCAGGTTCCGGCGCCGGCGTTGTCGGCGGCAGGCGAGGCGCCGCTGTCGGCGCTGCCGGGCGTCGGCCCGAAGCTCGCCGAGAAGTTCGCCGCGCGCGGCCTGCTGACCCTGCAGGACCTGTGGCTGCACCTGCCGCTGCGCTATGAGGACCGCACCCGGCTGACCCCGGTGGCGGCGCTGCAGCCGGGCGTCCCGGCGCAGGTCGAAGTGCGGGTGGAGGCGGTGGATCGCGGTTTCCGCTACCGGCCGATGCTGCGCGTGGCGGTCGCCGACGACTCGCGCGCCACCCTGGTGCTGCGCTTCTTCCAGTTCCGCGCCGCGCAGGTGGCGCAGTTCGCGGTGGGCGCGCGGTTGCGCGCGTTCGGCACGCCCAAGCCGGGCCAGCATGGCCTGGAGATCGTGCACCCGAGTTACCAGATCCTCGGCGGCGACGCCGCCGCGGGTCTGGACGACAGCCTGGACCCGGTGTATCCGGCGGTCGAAGGCATCGGCCCGGCGACGCTGCGCAAGCTGATCGGGCAGGCGCTGGACCGATTGCCCGACGAAGCGTCGCTGGAGCTGCTGCCGGCGGCGATGCTGGCCGAACTGGGGCTGCCGTCGTTGCGCAGCGCGCTGCTGATCGCGCACCGGCCGCCGCCGCAGGCCGACCTGGGCGCGCTCGCCGCCGGCCTGCATCCGGCGCAACAGCGGTTGGCGCTGGAAGAGCTGTTGGCCCACCACCTGAGCCTGCGTCGCCAGCGCATCGCCCTGCAGCGGCAGCGTTCGCCGTCGCTGCGCGGGCGCGGCCTGCTGGCCAGGCGCCTGCAGCAGGCGCTGCCGTTCCAGCTCACCGGTGCGCAGCAGCGGGTGTTCGCGCAGATCCGCGCCGACCTGGAAAAGCCCTCGCCGATGCTGCGCCTGGTGCAGGGCGACGTCGGCAGCGGCAAGACCGTGGTGGCGGCGCTGGCGGCGATGCTGGCGGTGGACAAGGGCAAGCAGGCGGCGCTGGCGGCGCCGACCGAACTGCTCGCCGAACAGCACCTGGCGAACCTGCGCGCCTGGCTGGAGCCGCTGGGCATCCGCGTCGCCTGGCTGGCCGGCAAGGTCACCGGCAAGGCGCGCGCCGCGGTGCTGGCGCAGATCGCCTCGGGCGAGGCGCAGGTGGTGGTCGGCACGCACGCGCTGATGCAGGCCGCAGTGGCCTTCCACGACCTGGCCCTGGCCATCGTCGACGAGCAGCACCGCTTCGGCGTGCACCAGCGCCTGGCGCTGCGCGACAAGGGCGCTACTGGCGCCGGCGTGCCGCACCAGTTGGTGATGACCGCCACCCCGATCCCGCGCACGCTGGCGATGGCCGCCTACGCCGACCTGGACGTGTCGGCGATCGACGAACTGCCGCCCGGGCGCACCCCGGTGCAGACCATCGTGCTCAGCGCCGAGCGCCGCCCGGAGCTGGTGCAACGGATCCGCGTGGCCTGCGCCGAAGGCCGCCAGGCGTACTGGGTATGCACCCTGATCGACGAGGCCGAAGACAGCGACAAGCCGGCGCAGGGACAGGGCGCCGGCAACCGCATCGATGCCAGCGCCGCGCAGGCCACCTACGAGACCTTGTCGGCGCAGCTGCCGGAACTGAAGGTGGGCCTGGTGCACGGGCGCATGAAGGGCGCCGAGAAGCAGGCGGCGATGCGCGCGTTCAAGCAGGGCGAGATCGACCTGCTGGTCGCCACCACGGTGATCGAGGTCGGCGTCGACGTGCCCAACGCCTCGCTGATGATCATCGAGAACGCCGAGCGGCTGGGCCTGGCGCAGCTTCACCAGCTGCGCGGCCGGGTCGGGCGCGGCGCGGCCGCGTCGAGCTGCGTGCTGATGTACCAGGCGCCGCTGTCGGCGATGGCGCGGCAGCGGTTGCAGACCATGCGCCAGACCAACGACGGCTTCGTCATCGCCGAGAAGGACCTGGAGCTGCGCGGCCCCGGCGAACTGCTCGGCACCCGCCAGACCGGCCTGGCCGCGTTCCGCGTCGCCGACCTGGCGCGCGACGCCGGCCTGCTGCCGCGGGTGCATGCGCTGGCCGAACGGCTGCTGGCCGAGTCGCCGGCCCTGGCCGATCGCATCGTCGCGCGCTGGGTCGGCGGCGCGGCGCGGTTCGCGGGGGCGTAG
- a CDS encoding penicillin-binding protein 1A: MPRFRRWLRWALVTFVVLALIGAAAAGGLYYVVSSKLPDVQTLRQVELQEPMYVYASDGKLMALFGETRRYPITMKDVPERLKQAFLATEDARFYQHGGVDYKGIARAVWLLATTNDKRVPGGSTITQQVARQFFLSSEYSYTRKLAEILLARKIEAELSKDEIFELYLNKSFFGNRAYGIAAAAEYYYGKKLNELSLDEMASLSSIPKFPSSGNPISNPERAKQRRDNYVLTRMAALGFVSQAEADAAKAVPMHATPHERPVEVESPYVAELVRQEMIARFGGDVLDKGYHVTTTIDTELQAAANHAVRQGLVIYDRRHGWNGVEKHFDVAADADAAALASHLAGINAQGGMLPSIVAATGSDGSATVVLANKSELVLPVASSRWTGRSPATLLKRGDLVRIQAGDKPGEWEVTQLPRGQSALVSLDASNGALRALVGGFSYAGNKFNRATQARRQPGSSFKPFLYAAAFEKGFNPASIVLDAPVVFRDRRGKTWSPQNDGGGFKGPMRLREALVQSRNLVSVRLLDSIGVDFARKYISQFGFQEAELPPNLSMSLGTASLTPLSVARGYAVFANGGSRVDTWIIDKVTDRDGNVLFQEHPATACRSCGSVGGVATPASQVVDGFNFGSAAPPPAPKPAATAAAAPAETAPATDPDAKVAPRAIDERTAYQLVSMMRDVVQRGTGTAAKVLGREDVGGKTGSTNDHRDAWFSGFGGPYVTTVWVGRDDFRSLGYREYGGKAALPIWIDYMRVALKDKPIASNDPPAGMVQATLNGATEWVKVEDMDRIQEFDYGLQDQKTDDAAFDIF; this comes from the coding sequence ATGCCCCGTTTTCGTCGTTGGCTGCGCTGGGCGCTGGTCACGTTCGTCGTTCTCGCCCTGATCGGAGCAGCCGCCGCCGGCGGGCTGTATTACGTCGTTTCCTCCAAGCTTCCCGACGTGCAGACGCTGCGTCAGGTGGAGCTGCAGGAACCCATGTACGTCTATGCCAGCGACGGCAAGCTGATGGCCCTGTTCGGCGAGACCCGGCGCTACCCGATCACCATGAAGGACGTGCCGGAGCGGCTGAAGCAGGCGTTCCTGGCCACCGAGGACGCGCGCTTCTACCAGCACGGCGGGGTCGACTACAAAGGCATCGCCCGCGCCGTATGGCTGCTGGCCACCACCAACGACAAGCGCGTGCCGGGCGGCTCGACCATCACCCAGCAGGTCGCCCGCCAGTTCTTCCTGAGCTCCGAATACAGCTATACCCGCAAGCTGGCCGAGATCCTGCTGGCGCGCAAGATCGAGGCCGAACTGAGCAAGGACGAGATCTTCGAGCTGTACCTCAACAAGAGCTTCTTCGGCAACCGCGCCTACGGCATCGCCGCCGCGGCCGAGTACTACTACGGCAAGAAGCTCAACGAACTGAGCCTGGACGAGATGGCCTCGCTGTCCAGCATCCCCAAGTTCCCGTCCAGCGGCAACCCGATCAGCAATCCCGAGCGCGCCAAGCAGCGCCGCGACAACTATGTGCTCACCCGCATGGCCGCACTGGGCTTCGTCAGCCAGGCCGAGGCCGACGCCGCCAAGGCGGTGCCGATGCACGCGACCCCGCACGAGCGCCCGGTCGAGGTCGAATCGCCCTACGTGGCCGAGCTGGTGCGCCAGGAGATGATCGCGCGCTTCGGCGGCGACGTGCTCGACAAGGGCTACCACGTCACCACCACCATCGACACCGAGCTGCAGGCCGCGGCCAACCATGCGGTGCGCCAGGGCCTGGTGATCTACGACCGCCGCCATGGCTGGAACGGCGTGGAGAAGCATTTCGACGTGGCCGCCGATGCCGACGCGGCCGCGCTGGCCAGCCACCTGGCCGGGATCAATGCGCAGGGCGGGATGCTGCCGAGCATCGTCGCCGCTACCGGCAGCGACGGCAGCGCCACCGTGGTGCTGGCCAACAAGAGCGAACTGGTGCTGCCGGTCGCGTCCAGCCGCTGGACCGGGCGCAGCCCCGCCACCCTGCTCAAGCGCGGCGACCTGGTGCGGATCCAGGCCGGCGACAAGCCGGGCGAGTGGGAAGTCACCCAGCTGCCGCGCGGGCAGTCGGCGCTGGTGTCGCTGGACGCCAGCAACGGCGCGCTGCGCGCCCTGGTCGGCGGCTTCAGCTATGCCGGCAACAAGTTCAACCGCGCCACCCAGGCGCGGCGCCAGCCGGGTTCCAGCTTCAAGCCGTTCCTGTACGCGGCCGCGTTCGAGAAGGGCTTCAACCCGGCCTCGATCGTGCTCGACGCGCCGGTGGTGTTCCGCGACCGCCGCGGCAAGACCTGGTCGCCGCAGAACGACGGCGGCGGCTTCAAGGGCCCGATGCGCCTGCGCGAGGCGCTGGTGCAGTCGCGCAACCTGGTGTCGGTGCGCCTGCTCGACAGCATCGGCGTGGACTTCGCGCGCAAGTACATCAGCCAGTTCGGTTTCCAGGAGGCCGAGCTGCCGCCCAACCTGTCGATGTCGCTGGGCACCGCGTCGCTGACCCCGCTGTCGGTGGCGCGCGGCTATGCGGTGTTCGCCAACGGCGGCTCGCGGGTGGACACCTGGATCATCGACAAGGTCACCGACCGCGACGGCAACGTGCTGTTCCAGGAGCACCCGGCCACCGCCTGCCGCAGCTGCGGCAGCGTCGGCGGCGTCGCCACCCCGGCCAGCCAGGTCGTGGACGGATTCAACTTCGGCAGCGCCGCGCCGCCGCCGGCGCCCAAGCCTGCGGCGACCGCGGCGGCGGCCCCGGCCGAGACCGCGCCGGCAACCGACCCCGACGCCAAGGTGGCGCCGCGCGCGATCGACGAGCGCACCGCCTACCAGCTGGTGTCGATGATGCGCGACGTGGTCCAGCGCGGTACCGGCACTGCGGCCAAGGTCCTGGGCCGCGAGGACGTCGGCGGCAAGACCGGCTCCACCAACGACCACCGCGACGCCTGGTTCTCCGGCTTCGGCGGCCCCTACGTGACCACCGTGTGGGTCGGCCGCGACGACTTCCGCTCGCTCGGCTACCGCGAATACGGCGGCAAGGCGGCGCTGCCGATCTGGATCGACTACATGCGCGTGGCGCTGAAGGACAAGCCGATCGCCAGCAACGATCCGCCGGCCGGCATGGTCCAGGCCACGCTCAACGGCGCCACCGAGTGGGTCAAGGTCGAGGACATGGATCGCATCCAGGAGTTCGACTATGGCCTGCAGGACCAGAAGACCGACGACGCGGCGTTCGATATTTTCTGA
- a CDS encoding DMP19 family protein, with amino-acid sequence MPAIPPDAIVVSRNSLDSDDAYAPIQSNISFINAQLDQWLRPDEIAADAMCSYYVDFYVAQVENGGFAQFVYNCNADPLVLDQVGRGLQAMRATRHAALYAASRALLEQMDDATLQAFMDGQYFGDNPARDALDRHGDAFFALAEEEDLIALNSAWLRAHPQLVALSIPQMQAEVERRGAALPDRLERIAAALENEPRYMKLIRRLCADSGHTLDRVTAGDPSHRHHGRQVLAWHFLTDRGHFYLLDLDGTARMHDADSHGLVAQIDVPVEQ; translated from the coding sequence ATGCCCGCCATTCCGCCCGACGCCATCGTCGTCTCGCGCAACAGTCTCGACAGCGACGACGCGTACGCGCCGATCCAGTCCAACATCAGCTTCATCAACGCCCAGCTCGACCAGTGGCTGCGTCCGGACGAGATCGCCGCCGATGCGATGTGCAGCTACTACGTCGACTTCTACGTGGCGCAGGTGGAAAACGGCGGCTTCGCCCAGTTCGTCTACAACTGCAACGCCGATCCGCTGGTGCTGGACCAGGTCGGGCGCGGACTGCAGGCGATGCGGGCAACCCGGCATGCGGCGCTGTACGCGGCCAGCCGCGCGCTGCTCGAACAGATGGACGACGCCACGTTGCAGGCGTTCATGGACGGCCAGTACTTCGGCGACAACCCGGCGCGCGATGCGCTCGACCGGCATGGCGACGCGTTCTTCGCGCTGGCGGAAGAAGAGGACCTGATCGCACTGAATTCGGCCTGGCTGCGCGCGCATCCGCAGCTGGTGGCGCTGTCGATTCCGCAGATGCAGGCCGAGGTCGAGCGCCGCGGCGCCGCCCTGCCCGATCGCCTCGAGCGCATCGCCGCGGCGCTGGAGAACGAACCGCGCTACATGAAACTGATCCGCCGCCTGTGCGCCGACAGCGGACACACGCTGGACCGCGTCACCGCCGGCGATCCCAGCCACCGACACCACGGCAGGCAGGTACTGGCCTGGCATTTCCTGACCGACCGCGGCCACTTCTACCTGCTCGACCTCGACGGCACCGCGCGCATGCACGACGCCGACAGCCATGGGTTGGTGGCGCAGATCGACGTGCCGGTCGAGCAGTAG
- a CDS encoding nucleoside hydrolase: protein MSDKIPLLIDTDPGVDDALALLMAFADQRHAVVGLTIAAGNVGLQHTVRNALKLCEVAGREDVPVFAGCADPLLHPAVDAAHVHGLDGFGDVDLAPAARAAQSEHAALAILRLSHHYACALLLVALGPLTNIALALKLDPTLPQRVRRFVVMGGAITCHGNITPAAEFNIAFDPEAAHIVFSGFPHIEVADWEATVAHGLPHREVEQWLAADADKARFYEAISRKTRLWSEDSRGEHWYAADALAMAWALQPEGALEVQSRPLQVELAGVHSRGATLVDWNRQLGLADNATMLIRYDQARFQALARAAVGAG from the coding sequence ATGAGCGACAAGATTCCCCTGCTGATCGACACCGATCCCGGCGTGGACGATGCCCTGGCCCTGCTGATGGCCTTCGCCGACCAGCGCCACGCGGTGGTCGGCCTGACCATCGCCGCCGGCAACGTCGGCCTGCAGCACACCGTGCGCAATGCGCTGAAGCTGTGCGAAGTGGCCGGGCGCGAGGACGTGCCGGTGTTCGCCGGCTGCGCCGACCCGTTGCTGCATCCGGCGGTGGACGCCGCCCACGTGCACGGCCTGGACGGCTTCGGCGATGTCGATCTGGCGCCGGCGGCGCGCGCCGCGCAGAGCGAGCACGCGGCCCTGGCGATCCTGCGCCTGTCGCACCACTATGCCTGCGCGCTGCTGCTGGTCGCGCTCGGCCCGCTGACCAACATCGCCCTGGCGCTGAAGCTGGATCCGACCCTGCCGCAGCGGGTGCGCCGCTTCGTGGTGATGGGCGGGGCGATCACCTGCCACGGCAACATCACCCCGGCCGCCGAGTTCAACATCGCCTTCGACCCGGAAGCGGCGCACATCGTGTTTTCCGGGTTCCCGCACATCGAGGTCGCCGACTGGGAGGCGACCGTCGCCCATGGCCTGCCGCACCGCGAGGTCGAGCAGTGGCTGGCCGCCGATGCCGACAAGGCGCGTTTCTACGAGGCGATCTCGCGCAAGACCCGGCTGTGGTCGGAGGATTCGCGCGGCGAGCACTGGTATGCCGCCGATGCGCTGGCGATGGCCTGGGCGCTGCAGCCCGAGGGCGCGCTGGAGGTGCAGTCGCGGCCGCTGCAGGTCGAACTGGCCGGGGTCCACAGCCGCGGCGCCACCCTGGTCGACTGGAACCGCCAGCTCGGCCTGGCCGACAACGCGACCATGCTGATCCGCTACGACCAGGCCCGTTTCCAGGCGCTGGCGCGCGCGGCGGTCGGCGCCGGTTGA